One window of the Candidatus Izemoplasmatales bacterium genome contains the following:
- a CDS encoding YgjP-like metallopeptidase domain-containing protein, with protein sequence MKTLLSVGGELVFCELVVKPNRNAYLRLRPDGSIRITANAAFGPAQVEAFVGRHAQRILRARREMLAKDRLPDGTIRLWGAVVPRPADWSEASYKAEILKAAADATADLPTALSTLVPAGVRFRARLMKTRFGSNALQTRTITMNTALARFDRRYFDAILIHELCHFAHPDHGAGFYRTLLSQVPEYRRLRRELGTLFRRMEV encoded by the coding sequence ATGAAAACGCTGCTTTCGGTCGGCGGAGAACTCGTTTTCTGCGAACTCGTCGTCAAACCCAACCGGAACGCCTATCTGCGGCTCCGTCCGGACGGATCGATCCGCATCACCGCGAACGCCGCCTTCGGCCCGGCCCAGGTCGAGGCGTTCGTCGGGAGACACGCGCAACGGATCCTGCGCGCCCGACGCGAGATGCTTGCGAAGGACCGGCTTCCCGACGGCACGATCCGGCTCTGGGGAGCCGTCGTCCCGCGTCCGGCCGACTGGTCGGAGGCGTCCTACAAGGCCGAGATCCTGAAGGCTGCGGCCGATGCGACGGCTGACCTGCCGACGGCGCTGTCGACGCTCGTGCCCGCCGGCGTCCGCTTCCGCGCCCGGCTGATGAAGACCCGCTTCGGGTCGAACGCGCTCCAGACGCGGACGATCACGATGAACACCGCGCTCGCCCGTTTCGACCGCCGCTACTTCGACGCGATCCTGATCCACGAACTCTGCCATTTCGCCCATCCCGACCACGGGGCGGGCTTCTACCGCACGCTGCTTTCGCAGGTTCCGGAGTACCGGCGCCTGCGCCGCGAACTCGGAACGCTGTTCCGCCGCATGGAG